The Streptomyces cyanogenus DNA segment CAGTTGGGAGGCCAGTGTCAGGGGCACGATTGCGTCCGCCAGGGTCACCGAAGCGGGCGATGCTGGAAGGAAACCGTGTGAGCCGGATTTCGGTCCGGGGATTCGCAGTGGCCTCGGCCACCGCGGTCACCGCTGTCGGAAGCGTCGTCGGCGTTGCCTCGGGCAGCACCGCGCAGACCAACGACGCCGAGGCGACGGCAGCCGACACCACGCTCCTCGCGGACATTCCCGCGGGTCAGCAGGCGCAGGTGCAGGCCGCCTCCCTGACGCAGCAGGCCGACGCCCAGGCCATCGCCGCGGACGTGAGCGCCAAGAAGGACGCCGAGGAAGCCGCCCGCAAGGCAGCCGCCGAGACCGCGATCGCGAAGAAGGAGGCCGCCGAGAAGGAGGCCGCCAAGGAGGCCAAGGAGCGCGCCGAGGCGAAGGCCGCGGCCAGCCGTGGCACCGACGTCCGCGACTCCTCCAGCTTCCCGACCCAGAGCAGCTACACCGTGGCGCAGATCCAGGCGATGGCGCGCCAGATGGTGGCCGGCGGCCAGTACCAGTGCTTCAGCAACATCGTGGACCACGAGTCCAGCTGGAACTACCGCGCGGTGAACGCCTCCTCCGGTGCCTACGGTCTCTTCCAGGCCCTGCCCGGCTCCAAGATGGCCTCTGCCGGCGCCGACTGGCAGACCAACCCGGCCACGCAGATCAAGTGGGGCCTCAACTACATGAACAGCCGCTACGGCAGCCCGTGCCAGGCCTGGTCGTTCTGGCAGGCCAACCACTGGTACTAGGAGCCCCGCCGGATCCGGTCGGCCCTTCTCAACCTTGCGCAGCCCCTCCCCGTCCTCAGGGGAGGGGCTTTCGCCCTGTACGGTCGTATCCGAACGGCTCCCGGGGGGAGTGGTGGCGAGCACCCGGGGACGCGGGGGAAGAGGACGGATCATGTCGCGAGTGCCAGGCTGGCTCGGCCGGCTCGGAGCCGGTCTCACCGAGATGAGCGAGCGTCTGGACGAGCGCCGCGCCGAGGTGGAGAAGGACACCGACGACCCCGGCCTCACCGAGGGCGCCGGATCGGCCGAACCCGGTGGCGCGGCCCCGCCCGTCCGCCGGCCCGCGCCGCCCTCAGGCCGCCGCCCCGACCCGGCCGAGGCCGTGCCCTGGGGTGTCCGGGTCGCCGCCGAGGCCGGCTGGCGGCTGCTGGTGCTGGCCGGCACCGTCTGGGTGCTGATGCGGGTCATCAGCGCCGTGCAGCTGGTGGTGTTCGCCTTCGTCATCGCTCTGCTGGTGACCGCGCTGCTCCAGCCGACGGTCGCCCGGCTCACCCGGCGCGGGGTGCCGCGCGGCCCGGCCACCGCGCTCACCGCCATCTCCGGCTTCGTCGTCATCGGGCTGATGGGCTGGTTCGTGACCTGGCAGGTCATGGAGAACATCGACACGCTCTCCAACCAGATCCAGTCCGGCATCGACGACCTGCGCGACTGGCTGCTGAAGAGCCCCTTCCACGTCACCGACAAGCAGATCAACCAGATCGCCAAGAACCTCCGCGAGGCGATCGGCGCCAACACCGACCAGATCACCTCCGCGGGCCTGGAGGGCGTTCAGGTCATCATCGAGGCGCTCACCGGCATCCTGCTGGTGTTCTTCTCCACCCTCTTCCTGCTCTACGACGGCAGGCGAATCTGGGAGTGGTTCCTGAGGCTGGTGCCCGCGGCCGCCCGCCCGGGCGTGGCCGGCGCCGGCCCGCGCGCCTGGCGCACCCTGACCGCCTACGTCCGCGGCACGGTCCTGGTCGCCCTCATCGACGCCATCTTCATCGGCATCGGCATCTACTTCCTGGACGTGCCGATGGCCGTACCGCTGGCCGTCTTCATCTTCCTGTTCTCGTTCATCCCGCTGGTCGGCGCGGTCGCCTCCGGCGCGCTGGCGGTGATCGTGGCCCTGGTCACCCAGGGTGTCTTCACCGCTGTCATGACCCTCGCCGTCGTCCTCGCGGTCCAGCAGATCGAGGGGCACGTCCTGCAGCCGTTCATCCTCGGCCGCGCGGTCCGCGTCCACCCGCTGGCGGTCGTGCTGACCGTGGCCGCCGGCGGCATGGTGGCCGGCATCGGCGGCGCGGTGGTGGCCGTACCTCTGGTGGCGGTGACGAACACGGTGGTCGGGTACCTGCGGCAGTACTCGCTGGAGGTCCAGCGGGACGGCGCTGCCGAGGCGGTGGACGAGAACGTGGAAGACCCCGCCCACCAAGGGTGAGCGGGGTCCTGGGCAGCGGCTCGCCTACTCGGCCAGGACCGCCTCGGCGTCCAGCGTGACACCGACCGCCTGCACCACGGAAGCGATCTTGAACGCCTCCTGGACGGTCTCGCGCTCCACGCCGGCCTTGCGCAGCACCTGCTCGTGCGAGTCCAGGCACATGCCACAGCCGTTGATCGCGGAGACCGCGAACGACCACAGCTCGAAGTCGACCTTCTCCACGCCCGGGTTGCCGATGACGTTCATCCGCAGACCCGCGCGCAGGGTGCCGTACTCGTGGTCGGACAGCAGGTGCCGGGTGCGGTAGAAGACGTTGTTCATCGCCATGATGGCGGCGGCCGACTTGGCGGCCTGGTACGCCTCCGGCGAGAGGTTCGCCTTCGCCTCCGGCTCCAGCTCACGCAGCACGATCGGGGAACGGGAGGCGATGGCGGTCGCCAGCACCGTGCCCCATAGCTGCTGCGCCGGCAGCTCCGAGTTGCCGATGACCGAGCCCAGGTTGAGCTTCAGGTCCTTGGCGTAGTCCGGTATACGGGACTTGAGGGAGTCGAGCGACACGGGTCACTCACCAGCCAGCAGCGCGACCGGGTCGAGGGTCTGCTCGCCCTTGGTCCAGTTGCAGGGGCACAGCTCGTCGGTCTGCAGGGCGTCCAGGACCCGCAGGACCTCCTTGGGGTTGCGGCCCACGGAACCGGCGGTGACCATCGTGAACTGGATCTCGTGGTTCGGGTCGACGATGAAGACGGCGCGCTGCGCGAAGCCGTCCTCGCCCTCGATGCCGAGGTCGCGCATCAGCTCGTGCTTGGAGTCCGCCATCATCGGGAACGGCAGGTCGGTCAGGTCCGGGTGGTCCTTGCGCCAGGCGTGGTGGACGAACTCGGAGTCGCCGGAGAAGCCGAGGATCTGGGCGTCGCGGTCGGCGAACTCGTCGTTCAGCTTCCCGAACGCGGCGATCTCGGTCGGGCACACGAACGTGAAGTCCTTGGGCCAGGCGAAGACCACGAGCCACTTGCCCTCGTAGGACTTGTGGTGGATCTGCTCGAACTCCTTGCCCTTCTCCAGCGAGACGCAGGCGGTCAGTTCGAACTCGGGGAACTTGTCACCGACAGTGAGCACACGCTCTCCTTGCAGCGAGGAAACTTCCCTTTTGGGGTGTTTCCCATGGGTTGGACGTTGTCGATGTTGGCACAGGGGTCATTGATTAGGGAAATAGCTACACTCGGTTGTGTTGATCGGAGGCGGCTATCAGTGACCATGAGTAACGGCAAGCGGAGGCAGCCGAGCCTGGCGCAGCTGCGGGCGTTCGCCGCCGTGGCGGAGCATCTGCACTTCCGGGACGCGGCCGCGGCCATCGGGATGAGCCAGCCCGCCCTGTCCGGCGCCGTCTCGGCGCTGGAGGAGACCCTCGGCGTGACCCTCCTTGAGCGTACGACCCGCAAGGTACTGCTCTCGCCCGCGGGGGAGCGCCTCGCCGTGCGCGCCAGGGCGGTGCTGGAGGCGGTAGGCGCGCTGCTGGAGGAGGCGGAGGCGGTCCGGGCGCCGTTCACGGGCGTCCTGCGCCTCGGGGTGATCCCGACGGTGGCGCCGTACCTGCTGCCGGCCGTGCTGCGGCTGGTCCACGAGC contains these protein-coding regions:
- a CDS encoding transglycosylase SLT domain-containing protein encodes the protein MLEGNRVSRISVRGFAVASATAVTAVGSVVGVASGSTAQTNDAEATAADTTLLADIPAGQQAQVQAASLTQQADAQAIAADVSAKKDAEEAARKAAAETAIAKKEAAEKEAAKEAKERAEAKAAASRGTDVRDSSSFPTQSSYTVAQIQAMARQMVAGGQYQCFSNIVDHESSWNYRAVNASSGAYGLFQALPGSKMASAGADWQTNPATQIKWGLNYMNSRYGSPCQAWSFWQANHWY
- a CDS encoding alkyl hydroperoxide reductase; the protein is MSLDSLKSRIPDYAKDLKLNLGSVIGNSELPAQQLWGTVLATAIASRSPIVLRELEPEAKANLSPEAYQAAKSAAAIMAMNNVFYRTRHLLSDHEYGTLRAGLRMNVIGNPGVEKVDFELWSFAVSAINGCGMCLDSHEQVLRKAGVERETVQEAFKIASVVQAVGVTLDAEAVLAE
- a CDS encoding AI-2E family transporter translates to MSRVPGWLGRLGAGLTEMSERLDERRAEVEKDTDDPGLTEGAGSAEPGGAAPPVRRPAPPSGRRPDPAEAVPWGVRVAAEAGWRLLVLAGTVWVLMRVISAVQLVVFAFVIALLVTALLQPTVARLTRRGVPRGPATALTAISGFVVIGLMGWFVTWQVMENIDTLSNQIQSGIDDLRDWLLKSPFHVTDKQINQIAKNLREAIGANTDQITSAGLEGVQVIIEALTGILLVFFSTLFLLYDGRRIWEWFLRLVPAAARPGVAGAGPRAWRTLTAYVRGTVLVALIDAIFIGIGIYFLDVPMAVPLAVFIFLFSFIPLVGAVASGALAVIVALVTQGVFTAVMTLAVVLAVQQIEGHVLQPFILGRAVRVHPLAVVLTVAAGGMVAGIGGAVVAVPLVAVTNTVVGYLRQYSLEVQRDGAAEAVDENVEDPAHQG
- a CDS encoding peroxiredoxin, with the protein product MLTVGDKFPEFELTACVSLEKGKEFEQIHHKSYEGKWLVVFAWPKDFTFVCPTEIAAFGKLNDEFADRDAQILGFSGDSEFVHHAWRKDHPDLTDLPFPMMADSKHELMRDLGIEGEDGFAQRAVFIVDPNHEIQFTMVTAGSVGRNPKEVLRVLDALQTDELCPCNWTKGEQTLDPVALLAGE